In Streptomyces sp. RFCAC02, the following proteins share a genomic window:
- a CDS encoding acetolactate synthase large subunit, with the protein MTEQATGAPKPQPRAPRGGAQQPAAAPETMTGAQSLIRSLEAVGADTVFGIPGGCILPAYDPLMDSTAVRHILVRHEQGAGHAATGYAQATGRVGVCMATSGPGATNLVTPLADAAMDSVPIVAITGQVASGAIGTDAFQEADICGITVPVTKHNFLVTDPAEIPRVIAEAFHIASTGRPGPVLVDIAKDALQNTTTFSWPPTIDLPGYRPVSRPHAKQIREAARLIAEARRPVLYVGGGVIKAGAAAELLDLAELTGIPVTTTLMALGSFPDGHPQHLGMPGMHGSVAAVTALQKADLILALGARFDDRVTGRIDSFAPHARIVHADIDPAEIGKNRVADVPIVGDAKDVIGDLTAVLRSDEFSGALGTDAAARYAAWWEQLNAWREAYPLGYDLPEDGSLSPQQVIERIGQLAPEDTVYTAGVGQHQMWAAHYLPFERPGTWLNSGGLGTMGYAVPAALGAKAGLPDTTVWAIDGDGCFQMTNQELTTAALNNIPLKVAIINNGALGMVRQWQTLFYNQRYSNTVLHDGSAAGTRVPDFVKLAEAMGCVGLRCEDPADLDAVIEKANSINDRPVVVDFIVHEDAMVWPMVAAGTSNDEVMAARGVRPDFGDSDD; encoded by the coding sequence ATGACCGAGCAGGCCACCGGGGCACCGAAGCCGCAGCCGCGGGCCCCCCGAGGCGGAGCGCAGCAGCCCGCCGCCGCCCCCGAGACCATGACGGGCGCGCAGTCCCTCATCCGTTCCCTCGAAGCGGTCGGCGCCGACACGGTGTTCGGCATTCCCGGCGGGTGCATCCTCCCGGCGTACGACCCGCTGATGGACTCCACCGCCGTCCGGCACATCCTCGTCCGTCACGAGCAGGGCGCCGGCCATGCCGCCACCGGCTACGCGCAGGCCACCGGCCGCGTCGGCGTGTGCATGGCCACCTCGGGTCCCGGCGCGACCAACCTCGTCACCCCGCTCGCCGACGCGGCGATGGACTCCGTCCCGATCGTCGCGATCACCGGGCAGGTCGCCTCCGGCGCCATCGGCACCGACGCGTTCCAGGAAGCCGACATCTGCGGCATCACCGTGCCCGTCACCAAGCACAACTTCCTGGTCACCGACCCGGCCGAGATCCCCCGCGTGATCGCCGAGGCGTTCCACATCGCCTCGACCGGCCGCCCGGGACCCGTTCTGGTGGACATCGCCAAGGACGCCCTGCAGAACACGACCACCTTCTCGTGGCCCCCGACCATCGACCTGCCCGGCTACCGGCCGGTCAGCCGCCCCCACGCCAAGCAGATCCGCGAGGCCGCCCGGCTGATCGCCGAGGCGCGCCGCCCCGTGCTGTACGTCGGCGGGGGTGTCATCAAGGCGGGCGCCGCCGCCGAGCTGCTCGACCTCGCGGAGCTGACCGGCATCCCGGTCACCACGACCCTCATGGCCCTCGGGTCGTTCCCCGACGGGCACCCCCAGCACCTGGGCATGCCCGGCATGCACGGCTCCGTCGCCGCCGTGACCGCGTTGCAGAAGGCCGACCTGATCCTCGCCCTCGGCGCCCGCTTCGACGACCGCGTCACCGGCCGCATCGACTCCTTCGCGCCGCACGCCCGGATCGTCCACGCCGACATCGACCCGGCCGAGATCGGCAAGAACCGTGTCGCGGACGTGCCGATCGTCGGCGACGCGAAGGACGTCATCGGCGACCTCACCGCCGTCCTGCGCTCCGACGAGTTCAGCGGCGCGCTCGGCACCGACGCGGCCGCCCGCTACGCCGCCTGGTGGGAGCAGCTCAACGCCTGGCGCGAGGCGTACCCGCTCGGCTACGACCTCCCGGAGGACGGCTCGCTGTCCCCGCAGCAGGTGATCGAGCGGATCGGCCAGCTCGCCCCCGAGGACACCGTGTACACCGCCGGCGTGGGCCAGCACCAGATGTGGGCCGCGCACTACCTGCCGTTCGAGCGCCCCGGCACCTGGCTGAACTCCGGCGGCCTCGGCACCATGGGGTACGCCGTGCCCGCGGCGCTCGGCGCGAAGGCCGGGCTGCCCGACACCACCGTGTGGGCCATCGACGGCGACGGCTGCTTCCAGATGACCAACCAGGAGCTGACCACCGCCGCCCTCAACAACATCCCGCTCAAGGTCGCCATCATCAACAACGGCGCCCTCGGCATGGTGCGGCAGTGGCAGACGCTGTTCTACAACCAGCGCTACTCCAACACCGTCCTCCACGACGGGTCGGCGGCCGGCACCCGCGTCCCCGACTTCGTGAAGCTGGCCGAGGCCATGGGCTGCGTCGGGCTGCGCTGCGAGGACCCCGCCGACCTCGACGCCGTCATCGAGAAGGCGAACTCCATCAACGACCGCCCGGTCGTCGTCGACTTCATCGTCCACGAGGACGCCATGGTGTGGCCGATGGTCGCCGCCGGCACCTCCAACGACGAGGTCATGGCCGCCCGGGGCGTGCGCCCCGACTTCGGCGACTCCGACGACTGA
- the ilvN gene encoding acetolactate synthase small subunit has product MSKHTLSVLVENKPGVLSRITSLFSRRGFNIDSLAVGTTEHPEVSRITIVVGADDLPLEQVTKQLNKLVNVLKIVELDPGSAVHRELVLVKVRADNETRSQIVEIVQLFRAKTVDVAPEAVTIEATGSSDKLEAMLRMLEPFGIKELVQSGAIAIGRGARSITDRSLRALDRSA; this is encoded by the coding sequence ATGTCCAAGCACACTCTCTCCGTCCTGGTGGAGAACAAGCCCGGTGTCCTCTCCCGGATCACCTCCCTGTTCTCCCGGCGCGGTTTCAACATCGACTCCCTCGCGGTCGGCACCACCGAACACCCCGAGGTCTCCCGCATCACCATCGTCGTGGGAGCCGACGACCTCCCCCTGGAACAGGTCACCAAGCAGCTCAACAAGCTGGTCAACGTCCTGAAGATCGTCGAGCTCGACCCCGGCTCGGCCGTCCACCGCGAACTCGTCCTGGTCAAGGTCAGGGCGGACAACGAGACGCGGTCCCAGATCGTCGAGATCGTCCAGCTCTTCCGCGCCAAGACCGTCGACGTCGCCCCCGAGGCCGTCACGATCGAGGCGACCGGCAGCAGCGACAAGCTGGAAGCCATGCTCCGCATGCTGGAGCCCTTCGGCATCAAGGAGCTGGTGCAGTCCGGCGCCATCGCCATCGGCCGCGGCGCCCGGTCCATCACCGACCGTTCCCTGCGAGCGCTCGACCGCTCCGCGTGA
- a CDS encoding diguanylate cyclase: protein MRQWWTTWWHEHGGGAHSVRGARTPLLIAALCLGYAAGAILGWGSREAALVMGDLGLSAAALLAAGSCLWFAHERAGDLRPGWTLLGLSSLMIAIGNAVWGWYEVVLREPVPRASVADLCYLLFAPLAIVGLLMLAKRPLTVSGWIRLVLDTWLIGGSLITLCWSVALANTAGRQGLSVPRAAFTLAYPLLDIALVSVVLVLHARRGATQRTATNAAVGALALTVACDALFTSPLLRDHYTSGQLLDAGWFTASLLLAAAPWLADRERRVPGLELRPLPDQRRTAAPSAPRPLAGSLATLSPYLAAAVCVLSILITVVGGHDIDRVVGCMACGVVLALLVRQGLTLADNVLLTRELTQQENWFRSLVQGSSDVIMIAGADGTLSYVSPAATGVYGREADRLIGGGLAALIHPDDLGRVQDELRRFLSVPPAREPATRIECRVLHGDGHWLNVESTVNRHAGGVILNSRDVTERVRLQAQLQHSASHDPLTDLPNRALFTDRVRLALGGTTARDAAAAVFFIDLDGFKAVNDSAGHQAGDELLIQAAGRLRACVRVHDTTARLGGDEFAALITGDPDGDPATRERRVLSIAERMRAAVSRPYTVHGRELRIAASIGVAFAGPGATPARLMRDADLAMYRAKQSGKNRVELHRARPGAGAAVPARAAAPPGAGEFTLLHQPAVDLMDGRITALTAHARRRGAPAAHGLPHVAFDPLRTRRREPAPPPDPAGLTGRLVERAVIEAARRHRARTTATGTAAAPAVPVTVRVPGPHLADRALSPARVEALLTRHGLPPAALTLELPESDPVLASTDLTRRVADLARLGVGLALGGFGSGGTGAAALHRLPVRLLRLDGELVTGLTDSPAVRTITGALLRMAADLGIDTVACGIDAAQQASLLRDLGCRSGQGLAFSPPLTAGPLRRVLGEGVLPVPGGDPAPARPAVSFLTPAPALPGTGPAPAVPTAVAELPAARRTVRENPSATAVARRRRPSTAGPDTRPT from the coding sequence ATGCGCCAGTGGTGGACGACCTGGTGGCACGAGCACGGCGGGGGAGCGCACTCGGTGCGCGGTGCCAGGACCCCGCTGCTGATCGCCGCCCTGTGTCTCGGATACGCGGCCGGCGCCATCCTCGGCTGGGGATCGCGCGAAGCGGCCCTCGTCATGGGCGACCTGGGCCTCAGTGCCGCCGCGCTCCTGGCCGCCGGCTCCTGCCTGTGGTTCGCGCACGAACGGGCCGGGGACCTGCGGCCCGGCTGGACGCTGCTCGGCCTGTCCTCCCTCATGATCGCCATCGGGAACGCCGTCTGGGGCTGGTACGAGGTCGTCCTGCGCGAGCCCGTGCCCCGGGCCTCCGTCGCCGACCTGTGCTACCTCCTGTTCGCGCCCCTGGCCATCGTCGGGCTGCTCATGCTCGCCAAACGTCCCCTCACCGTGTCGGGATGGATCCGCCTCGTCCTCGACACCTGGCTCATCGGCGGCTCCCTCATCACCCTGTGCTGGAGCGTCGCCCTCGCCAACACGGCCGGCCGCCAGGGCCTGTCGGTGCCCCGCGCCGCCTTCACCCTGGCGTACCCGCTGCTCGACATCGCCCTGGTCAGCGTCGTGCTCGTGCTCCACGCCCGCCGGGGCGCCACCCAGCGCACGGCGACCAACGCCGCCGTCGGCGCCCTCGCGCTCACCGTCGCGTGCGACGCCCTGTTCACCTCACCGCTGCTGCGCGACCACTACACGTCGGGGCAGTTGCTCGACGCCGGCTGGTTCACCGCGTCGCTGCTGCTCGCCGCAGCGCCCTGGCTCGCCGACCGCGAACGCCGCGTCCCCGGCCTGGAGCTGAGGCCCCTGCCCGACCAGCGCCGTACCGCCGCGCCCAGCGCGCCGCGCCCGCTCGCCGGCTCCCTGGCCACCCTCTCGCCGTATCTCGCCGCCGCCGTCTGCGTCCTCAGCATCCTCATCACCGTGGTCGGCGGCCACGACATCGACCGGGTCGTCGGCTGCATGGCCTGCGGCGTCGTCCTCGCGCTGCTGGTCCGCCAGGGCCTCACCCTCGCCGACAACGTCCTCCTCACCCGCGAACTCACCCAGCAGGAGAACTGGTTCCGCTCCCTCGTGCAGGGATCGAGCGACGTCATCATGATCGCCGGCGCGGACGGGACCCTCAGCTACGTCAGCCCGGCCGCCACCGGCGTCTACGGCCGGGAGGCCGACCGGCTCATCGGCGGCGGGCTGGCCGCCCTCATCCACCCCGACGACCTCGGCCGCGTCCAGGACGAACTGCGGCGCTTCCTGTCCGTGCCGCCCGCCCGCGAGCCGGCGACCCGCATCGAGTGCCGCGTCCTGCACGGCGACGGGCACTGGCTCAACGTCGAGTCCACCGTCAACCGGCACGCCGGCGGCGTCATCCTCAACAGCCGCGACGTCACCGAACGGGTCCGCCTCCAGGCGCAGCTCCAGCACAGCGCGTCCCACGACCCGCTCACCGACCTGCCGAACCGCGCCCTGTTCACCGACCGGGTCCGCCTCGCCCTCGGCGGCACGACCGCCCGCGACGCCGCCGCGGCCGTCTTCTTCATCGACCTCGACGGCTTCAAGGCGGTCAACGACTCCGCGGGCCACCAGGCGGGCGACGAACTCCTCATCCAGGCCGCCGGACGCCTGCGCGCCTGCGTCCGCGTCCACGACACCACCGCCCGCCTCGGCGGCGACGAGTTCGCCGCCCTCATCACCGGCGACCCGGACGGCGACCCCGCCACCCGTGAACGCCGTGTCCTCAGCATCGCGGAGCGCATGCGGGCGGCCGTCTCCCGCCCCTACACCGTCCACGGCCGGGAGCTCCGCATCGCCGCCAGCATCGGCGTCGCCTTCGCCGGCCCCGGCGCCACCCCGGCCCGCCTCATGCGCGACGCCGACCTCGCCATGTACCGCGCCAAGCAGTCCGGCAAGAACCGCGTCGAGCTGCACCGCGCCCGCCCCGGCGCCGGTGCCGCCGTGCCCGCCCGCGCGGCCGCCCCGCCGGGCGCCGGCGAGTTCACCCTCCTCCACCAGCCCGCCGTGGACCTCATGGACGGGCGCATCACCGCCCTGACCGCCCACGCGCGCCGCCGCGGCGCCCCCGCCGCGCACGGCCTGCCCCACGTCGCCTTCGACCCGCTGCGCACCCGGCGCCGCGAACCGGCCCCGCCGCCGGACCCGGCCGGGCTCACCGGCCGCCTCGTCGAGCGCGCCGTCATCGAGGCGGCCCGCCGCCACCGCGCCCGCACCACGGCCACCGGCACCGCGGCGGCGCCCGCCGTCCCCGTCACCGTCCGGGTGCCGGGCCCGCATCTCGCCGACCGCGCGCTGAGCCCCGCCCGGGTCGAAGCCCTCCTCACACGCCACGGCCTGCCGCCCGCCGCCCTCACCCTCGAACTCCCCGAGTCCGATCCCGTGCTCGCCTCCACCGACCTCACCCGCCGCGTCGCCGACCTCGCGCGGCTCGGCGTGGGTCTCGCCCTCGGCGGGTTCGGCAGCGGCGGCACCGGCGCCGCCGCCCTCCACCGGCTGCCCGTCCGCCTCCTGCGGCTCGACGGCGAGCTCGTCACCGGCCTCACCGACTCCCCGGCCGTCCGCACGATCACCGGCGCCCTGCTGCGCATGGCCGCCGACCTCGGCATCGACACCGTCGCCTGCGGCATCGACGCCGCGCAGCAGGCGTCCCTCCTGCGGGACCTCGGGTGCCGCAGCGGCCAGGGGCTCGCCTTCAGCCCGCCGCTCACCGCCGGACCGCTGCGCCGGGTCCTCGGCGAGGGCGTCCTGCCCGTCCCCGGCGGCGACCCCGCGCCCGCGCGGCCCGCCGTGTCGTTCCTCACGCCGGCGCCCGCCCTCCCCGGCACCGGCCCCGCACCGGCGGTCCCCACCGCCGTCGCCGAGCTGCCCGCGGCACGCCGTACCGTGCGGGAGAACCCGTCCGCCACCGCGGTCGCACGCCGCCGCAGGCCCTCCACGGCGGGGCCGGATACTCGGCCGACCTAG
- a CDS encoding PQQ-dependent sugar dehydrogenase: protein MRRGTVNGKAPAAGAAVMALALLLAGCSSDDGDGGGGSASASPGGPSGSAEPEPPGGEGETPRGTSEAAPAEGSADVVETVASGLDSPWGLVVLPDGDLLVGARDSGEVRHVAVGTGTTTLAGTVPDVADGEGEGGLLGLALAPDFADSGLLYAYVTTAEDNRVVALAHDPSAPSGERLTQVDEVLTGIPRGEIIHDGGALAFGPDGMLYASTGDTDNTGRLSQDPDSLAGKILRIDPATGEPPADNPDPDSHVYSSGHRNVQGLAWDSAGRLWATELGDDTWDELNLVEPGGDHGWPDHEGRGGADDGRVDPVEQWPPAEASPSGLAFQGGSLWVAGLRGERLWRVPLDGSGPVADPAAFLVGEFGRLRTVVPVGDDELLLVTNETDSRGTPEDGDDRILRLRVT from the coding sequence ATGCGCCGTGGCACCGTGAACGGGAAGGCACCGGCCGCGGGGGCCGCCGTCATGGCGCTGGCCCTGCTGCTCGCCGGCTGTTCGTCGGACGACGGTGACGGGGGCGGCGGCAGCGCGTCGGCGTCGCCCGGTGGACCGTCGGGGTCCGCGGAGCCCGAACCGCCCGGCGGGGAGGGCGAGACGCCCCGGGGGACTTCCGAGGCCGCGCCCGCCGAGGGATCGGCCGACGTGGTCGAGACGGTGGCGAGCGGGCTCGACTCGCCGTGGGGCCTGGTCGTCCTTCCCGACGGCGATCTGCTGGTGGGGGCGCGGGACAGCGGGGAGGTGCGGCACGTCGCGGTCGGCACGGGCACGACGACCCTGGCCGGCACGGTCCCGGACGTGGCGGACGGCGAGGGCGAGGGCGGCCTTCTCGGCCTGGCGCTCGCCCCCGACTTCGCGGACTCCGGGCTGCTGTACGCGTACGTCACCACGGCGGAGGACAACCGTGTCGTCGCCCTCGCGCACGACCCGTCCGCGCCGTCCGGGGAGCGGCTGACACAGGTGGACGAGGTGCTCACGGGCATCCCCCGGGGCGAGATCATCCATGACGGCGGTGCCCTGGCGTTCGGCCCGGACGGGATGCTCTACGCATCGACCGGCGACACGGACAACACCGGCCGGCTGTCCCAGGACCCGGACTCCCTGGCGGGCAAGATCCTGCGCATCGACCCCGCCACGGGGGAACCGCCGGCCGACAACCCCGATCCGGACAGCCACGTCTACTCGTCCGGCCACCGCAACGTGCAGGGCCTCGCCTGGGACTCCGCCGGCCGGCTGTGGGCCACCGAACTGGGCGACGACACCTGGGACGAGCTGAACCTCGTCGAGCCGGGCGGCGATCACGGCTGGCCGGACCACGAGGGACGCGGCGGCGCGGACGACGGCCGTGTGGACCCGGTCGAGCAGTGGCCGCCGGCGGAGGCGTCACCGAGCGGTCTGGCGTTCCAGGGCGGCTCGCTGTGGGTGGCGGGCCTGCGCGGCGAGCGGCTGTGGCGGGTGCCGCTCGACGGCAGCGGACCGGTGGCGGATCCGGCGGCGTTCCTCGTGGGCGAGTTCGGCCGGCTGCGGACCGTCGTGCCGGTGGGTGACGACGAACTCCTGCTGGTCACGAACGAGACGGACAGCCGGGGCACTCCGGAGGACGGCGACGACCGGATCCTGCGGCTCCGCGTGACGTAG
- the ilvC gene encoding ketol-acid reductoisomerase, with amino-acid sequence MARPVRGTAPHRIRWSLRLTTAQRSGPAAPRGGGRQTKDTRRRLKVAELFYDDDADLSIIQGRKVAVLGYGSQGHAHALSLRDSGVDVRVGLHEGSTSRVKAEEQGLRVTTPAEAAAEADVIMILVPDPIQARVYEESVRDNLEEGDAIFFGHGFNIRFGFIKPPAGVDVCMVAPKGPGHLVRRQYEEGRGVPCIAAVEQDATGNAFALALSYAKAIGGTRAGVIKTTFTEETETDLFGEQAVLCGGTSALVKAGFETLVEAGYQPEIAYFECLHELKLIVDLMYEGGLEKMRWSISETAEWGDYVSGPRIITDQTKAEMKRILTDIQDGTFATNWMAEYNAGLPKYNEYKKADADHLLETTGKELRKLMSWVDDEA; translated from the coding sequence ATGGCGAGACCGGTGCGGGGCACCGCCCCGCACCGCATACGGTGGTCCCTGCGGCTGACCACCGCGCAGCGTTCCGGCCCCGCCGCCCCACGCGGGGGAGGCCGGCAGACGAAAGACACAAGGAGAAGACTCAAAGTGGCCGAGCTGTTCTACGACGACGACGCCGACCTTTCCATCATCCAGGGCCGAAAGGTCGCGGTCCTCGGCTACGGCAGCCAGGGCCACGCCCACGCCCTGTCGCTGCGCGACTCGGGCGTCGACGTCCGCGTCGGCCTGCACGAGGGCTCCACGTCCCGCGTCAAGGCGGAGGAGCAGGGCCTGCGGGTGACGACCCCCGCCGAGGCCGCCGCCGAGGCCGACGTCATCATGATCCTGGTCCCGGACCCGATCCAGGCCCGCGTCTACGAGGAGTCGGTCCGCGACAACCTCGAGGAGGGCGACGCGATCTTCTTCGGCCACGGCTTCAACATCCGGTTCGGCTTCATCAAGCCCCCGGCCGGTGTGGACGTGTGCATGGTCGCCCCGAAGGGCCCGGGCCACCTCGTGCGCCGCCAGTACGAGGAGGGCCGCGGCGTCCCGTGCATCGCGGCCGTCGAGCAGGACGCCACCGGCAACGCGTTCGCCCTCGCCCTGTCGTACGCGAAGGCCATCGGCGGCACCCGCGCCGGCGTGATCAAGACGACCTTCACCGAGGAGACCGAGACCGACCTCTTCGGCGAGCAGGCCGTGCTGTGCGGCGGCACCTCCGCCCTGGTCAAGGCCGGTTTCGAGACGCTGGTCGAGGCCGGTTACCAGCCGGAGATCGCGTACTTCGAGTGCCTGCACGAGCTGAAGCTCATCGTCGACCTCATGTACGAGGGCGGCCTGGAGAAGATGCGCTGGTCCATCTCCGAGACCGCCGAGTGGGGCGACTACGTGTCCGGTCCCCGCATCATCACCGACCAGACCAAGGCCGAGATGAAGCGGATCCTGACCGACATCCAGGACGGCACCTTCGCGACCAACTGGATGGCCGAGTACAACGCGGGCCTGCCCAAGTACAACGAGTACAAGAAGGCCGACGCGGACCACCTGCTGGAGACCACCGGCAAGGAGCTGCGCAAGCTGATGAGCTGGGTGGACGACGAGGCCTGA
- a CDS encoding aldo/keto reductase, whose product MRYRTLGASSLRVGAIGLGCMPMSWGYSASERDREASLRAIGAALDAGCSLLDTADMYGPFTNELLLGRVLRRRRDEVVVATKCGLLVGEQHMVANGRPAYVRRACDASLRRLGTDVIDLYQLHRVDPEVPVEETWGAMADLVRAGKVRALGVCALDDGGRDPRARRGGGGGDDGAPYAGTLRLLTRVQQVFPVSAVQAELSVWAPGALAGLVPWCDARGIGFLAAMPLGSGFLTGTLVPGGGFEPDDLRARHPRFTAEMMAANQPVVAGLRRVAARHPGSTPAQVALAWLLARGRHLVPVPGTKKARWAVENAAAADLDLTARDLAEIGALPAARASWE is encoded by the coding sequence GTGCGGTACAGGACGTTGGGGGCGTCGTCCCTGCGGGTGGGCGCCATAGGTCTCGGCTGCATGCCGATGAGCTGGGGCTACTCGGCGTCCGAACGGGACAGGGAGGCGTCGCTGCGCGCGATCGGCGCCGCGCTGGACGCGGGGTGCTCGCTGCTGGACACGGCCGACATGTACGGGCCGTTCACGAACGAGCTGCTGCTCGGCCGGGTGCTGCGCCGGCGGCGGGACGAGGTCGTCGTCGCGACGAAGTGCGGGCTGCTGGTGGGCGAGCAGCACATGGTGGCGAACGGCCGGCCCGCGTACGTCCGGCGGGCGTGCGACGCGTCGCTGCGGCGGCTCGGGACCGATGTGATCGACCTCTACCAGCTCCATCGCGTGGACCCCGAGGTGCCGGTCGAGGAGACGTGGGGCGCGATGGCGGACCTGGTGCGTGCGGGCAAGGTGCGCGCGCTGGGCGTGTGCGCCCTGGACGACGGCGGGCGGGACCCGCGTGCGCGCCGGGGCGGTGGGGGCGGCGACGACGGGGCGCCGTACGCGGGGACACTCCGGCTGCTGACGCGCGTGCAGCAGGTGTTCCCGGTGAGCGCGGTGCAGGCCGAACTGTCGGTGTGGGCGCCCGGCGCGCTGGCCGGTCTCGTGCCGTGGTGCGACGCGCGGGGCATCGGGTTCCTCGCCGCGATGCCGCTGGGCAGCGGCTTCCTGACCGGCACGCTGGTGCCGGGCGGCGGTTTCGAGCCGGACGACCTGCGCGCGCGCCACCCGCGGTTCACGGCGGAGATGATGGCGGCGAACCAGCCGGTGGTGGCGGGGCTGCGCCGGGTCGCCGCGCGGCACCCCGGGAGCACGCCGGCGCAGGTGGCGCTGGCGTGGCTGCTCGCGCGGGGACGCCATCTCGTCCCGGTCCCCGGCACGAAGAAGGCCCGCTGGGCGGTGGAGAACGCGGCGGCCGCCGACCTCGACCTGACGGCGCGGGACCTGGCGGAGATCGGCGCGCTGCCGGCCGCCCGCGCGTCCTGGGAGTGA
- a CDS encoding 2-hydroxyacid dehydrogenase produces the protein MTTPEVWLPFPPAELGPLPERLAYHHWDGTGEFPADPARCAFYVVPYLMGQEVALRPLPAMTGVRVVQTLTAGIDHMLPGLDLLPPGAHLCNAGPLHNTSTAELALALTLAALRDIPGAVRAQDEGRWEQSFHTSLADRTVLIVGYGGIGAAIEDRLLPFEPAEVLRVAGRARTVARGPVHATADLPGLLPAADVVILATPLTDSTRGMVDAAFLARMRDGALLVNVGRGPVVDTAALFAETTRGRLRAALDVTDPEPLPADHPLWRAPGVLITPHVGGPSTAFRPRAERVLRDQLERFAAGEPLRYVMVTAPGTAAD, from the coding sequence ATGACCACACCGGAAGTCTGGCTGCCCTTCCCGCCCGCCGAGCTGGGACCCCTGCCCGAGCGGCTCGCCTACCACCACTGGGACGGGACCGGCGAGTTCCCCGCGGACCCGGCCCGCTGCGCGTTCTACGTGGTCCCGTACCTGATGGGACAGGAAGTCGCCCTCCGGCCGCTGCCCGCGATGACGGGGGTGCGCGTCGTCCAGACGCTCACCGCAGGGATCGACCATATGTTGCCCGGCCTCGACCTCCTGCCCCCGGGGGCACACCTGTGCAACGCGGGTCCCCTCCACAACACCAGCACCGCCGAACTCGCCCTCGCCCTCACCCTCGCCGCCCTGCGCGACATCCCCGGCGCCGTCCGCGCCCAGGACGAGGGCCGCTGGGAGCAGTCGTTCCACACCTCGCTCGCCGACCGCACGGTCCTCATCGTCGGGTACGGCGGGATCGGTGCCGCGATCGAGGACCGGCTGCTGCCGTTCGAGCCGGCCGAGGTGCTGCGCGTCGCCGGCCGCGCCAGGACGGTCGCCCGCGGCCCCGTCCACGCCACCGCCGACCTGCCGGGCCTGCTCCCGGCCGCCGACGTGGTGATCCTCGCCACGCCGCTCACCGACAGCACCCGGGGCATGGTGGACGCCGCCTTCCTGGCGCGCATGCGGGACGGCGCGCTTCTGGTGAACGTGGGCCGCGGGCCGGTCGTGGACACGGCGGCCCTGTTCGCCGAGACCACGCGGGGCCGCCTGCGCGCCGCCCTCGACGTCACCGACCCGGAGCCGCTGCCCGCCGACCATCCGCTGTGGCGCGCGCCGGGCGTCCTCATCACACCCCATGTCGGCGGCCCCAGCACGGCGTTCCGGCCGCGCGCGGAGCGCGTCCTGCGCGACCAGCTGGAACGGTTCGCCGCCGGCGAGCCCCTGCGGTACGTCATGGTCACGGCGCCCGGGACCGCCGCGGACTGA
- a CDS encoding dihydrofolate reductase family protein, with protein MPQLLRVQNFSVSRDGIGAGEGQSLENPFGHAVDPGKLLSWAGATASWPGRTDSGGSRGLDDYFTRDFTHNIGAEIMGRNKFSPHRGPWKDHEWRGWWGDEPPFHTPVFVMTHHERPSFTLSDTTFHFVGGDPESVLARAREAAGGKDVRLGGGVTTVREFLDADLVDTLHVAVSPVELGSGLRLWESPDELLDRFHLEVVPSPSGVTHHLFWRR; from the coding sequence GTGCCCCAGCTGTTGAGGGTCCAGAACTTCAGCGTTTCGCGTGACGGGATCGGCGCGGGTGAGGGCCAGAGTCTCGAGAATCCGTTCGGCCACGCCGTGGATCCGGGGAAGCTGCTGTCCTGGGCCGGAGCCACGGCGAGCTGGCCCGGGCGCACCGACTCCGGGGGGAGCCGGGGCCTCGACGACTACTTCACTCGGGACTTCACGCACAACATCGGCGCCGAGATCATGGGCCGCAACAAGTTCTCCCCCCACCGCGGCCCCTGGAAGGACCACGAGTGGCGCGGCTGGTGGGGCGACGAACCGCCGTTCCACACCCCGGTGTTCGTCATGACGCACCACGAGCGTCCTTCGTTCACGCTCTCCGACACGACGTTCCACTTCGTCGGCGGCGATCCGGAGTCGGTCCTGGCGCGGGCGCGGGAGGCCGCCGGAGGCAAGGACGTCCGGCTCGGCGGCGGGGTCACCACCGTCCGGGAGTTCCTCGACGCGGACCTCGTGGACACACTGCACGTTGCGGTCTCGCCGGTGGAGCTCGGGTCGGGGCTGCGGCTGTGGGAGTCCCCCGACGAACTGCTCGACCGGTTCCACCTGGAGGTCGTGCCCAGCCCGAGCGGCGTGACGCACCACCTGTTCTGGCGGAGGTGA